In a single window of the Halobaculum lipolyticum genome:
- a CDS encoding PRC-barrel domain-containing protein has translation MADILAENLSGKAVMGSDGTELGMLYNITMDLKTGTLSDLLVTPNEELSPAQVPFDRDESGRFHVPVSSVQAVKDYIVVRT, from the coding sequence ATGGCAGACATCCTCGCCGAGAACCTCTCGGGCAAGGCCGTCATGGGCTCCGACGGCACCGAGTTGGGTATGCTGTACAACATCACGATGGACCTGAAGACGGGAACGCTGTCGGACCTCCTCGTCACGCCGAACGAGGAGCTGTCGCCGGCGCAGGTCCCCTTCGACCGCGACGAGTCCGGGCGCTTCCACGTCCCGGTCTCGAGCGTGCAGGCGGTGAAAGACTACATCGTCGTCCGCACGTAA
- a CDS encoding NOB1 family endonuclease encodes MEVLDSSAFIHGYDSDDDTVSIPEVQAELTGETALRFDAEEGAGMRVHVPGEGAIGRVRSAAGETGDLAELSDTDLRLLAAAFELDATLVTDDYAMQNVAERMDVRVNVIARDGISEEIEWRFQCSGCGRTFDEDRDRCPVCGSGLSRKNPS; translated from the coding sequence ATGGAAGTCCTGGATTCGTCGGCGTTCATCCACGGCTACGACAGCGACGACGACACGGTCTCCATCCCCGAGGTGCAGGCCGAACTGACCGGCGAGACCGCCCTCCGTTTCGACGCCGAGGAGGGCGCCGGCATGCGCGTCCACGTCCCCGGCGAGGGGGCGATCGGTCGCGTCCGCAGCGCCGCCGGGGAGACGGGCGACCTCGCGGAGCTGTCGGACACCGACCTCCGGCTGCTCGCGGCGGCGTTCGAACTGGACGCGACGCTCGTCACCGACGACTACGCGATGCAGAACGTCGCCGAGCGCATGGACGTCCGCGTGAACGTCATCGCCCGCGACGGGATCAGCGAGGAGATCGAGTGGCGGTTCCAGTGTTCCGGCTGCGGCCGGACGTTCGACGAGGACCGCGACCGCTGCCCCGTCTGCGGGAGCGGTCTCTCCAGAAAGAACCCCTCGTAG
- a CDS encoding CPBP family intramembrane glutamic endopeptidase: MSVELGPPGGSVEGRAVAVRVGQAVLAIVAGVVAASALVPAFEWLATALGFGAESAVTAAFVTVGNVAGFAVAGVVFLFYAGDLDLLRVRRPTARDAAVAVVGTVGLIVAGYAILFAFSTAGLTPSTNRALENPPGYFLLMIPLSFLAVAVGEEVLFRGVVQGELRRALGPAGAIVGASVLFGLLHYLAGTGTPGERLVYVAVAALLGVGLGAMYEYTGNLVVPVVVHGAYNAVQFAVQYLSATGAI, from the coding sequence GTGAGCGTCGAACTCGGCCCGCCGGGCGGCAGCGTCGAGGGGCGGGCGGTCGCCGTCCGCGTCGGACAGGCCGTCCTCGCGATCGTCGCCGGGGTCGTCGCCGCGTCGGCGCTGGTCCCGGCGTTCGAGTGGCTCGCGACGGCGCTCGGCTTCGGGGCCGAGTCGGCGGTCACGGCCGCGTTCGTCACCGTCGGCAACGTCGCCGGCTTCGCGGTCGCCGGGGTCGTGTTCCTGTTTTACGCGGGCGACCTCGACCTGCTCCGCGTCCGCCGACCGACCGCGCGCGACGCCGCCGTCGCCGTCGTGGGGACGGTCGGGCTGATCGTCGCCGGCTACGCGATCCTGTTCGCGTTCTCGACGGCCGGGCTGACGCCGAGCACGAACCGGGCGCTTGAGAACCCGCCGGGCTACTTCCTGCTGATGATCCCGCTGTCGTTCCTCGCCGTCGCCGTCGGCGAGGAGGTGTTGTTCCGGGGCGTCGTCCAGGGCGAGTTGCGCCGGGCGCTCGGTCCCGCCGGCGCGATCGTCGGAGCGTCGGTGTTGTTCGGACTGCTCCACTACCTCGCCGGCACGGGCACGCCCGGGGAACGGCTCGTGTACGTCGCCGTCGCGGCGCTGCTCGGCGTCGGGCTGGGCGCGATGTACGAGTACACGGGCAACCTCGTCGTGCCCGTCGTCGTCCACGGCGCGTACAACGCCGTCCAGTTCGCCGTCCAGTACCTCTCGGCGACCGGCGCGATCTGA
- a CDS encoding glucose-6-phosphate isomerase: MNVDIGNALDGDLGLAREDLDALDDRVADAHERIERGRADAEHGYAALNLPDTCDPAPIREAAAGFDPDHLLTVGIGGSALGAATLTDALGSRVDCRYLDNVDPVWVESILADVDLSATVVNVVSRSGTTAETLSNFLVVREAMERAGVDWTERTVVTTGESGNLRAMADQHDLPALDVPDGVPGRFSALSTVGLFAAELAGVDLDALLAGAAAEADRLAGSLFESPAYAYGATTYALAERGAVTNAVMPYAESLERFAEWFAQLWAESLGKDGGGQTPARALGATDQHSQLQLYRAGPADKLVTLVRPRESDDLAIPETDLEGLSYLGGSSLGELLDAEFRATEASLAAAGRENVRVELDRVDAHGVGELLYGMEAACVLYGELAGVSTFTQPAVEWGKKAARGLLGGGEFAEADAVSEKRRLEVE, from the coding sequence ATGAACGTCGACATCGGCAACGCGCTCGACGGCGACTTGGGTCTCGCGCGCGAGGACCTCGACGCCCTCGACGACCGCGTCGCCGACGCCCACGAGCGCATCGAGCGCGGGCGCGCCGACGCCGAGCACGGCTACGCCGCCTTGAACCTCCCCGACACGTGCGACCCGGCGCCGATCCGCGAGGCCGCCGCGGGCTTCGACCCCGACCACCTCCTCACCGTCGGCATCGGCGGCAGCGCCCTCGGCGCCGCGACGCTCACCGACGCGCTCGGCTCGAGAGTGGACTGTCGCTACCTCGACAACGTCGACCCCGTCTGGGTCGAGTCGATCCTCGCCGACGTCGACCTGTCGGCGACGGTCGTCAACGTCGTCTCCCGGTCGGGCACCACCGCCGAGACGCTGTCGAACTTCCTCGTCGTCCGCGAGGCGATGGAGCGTGCGGGCGTCGACTGGACCGAGCGCACGGTCGTCACGACCGGCGAGTCCGGCAACCTCCGGGCGATGGCCGACCAGCACGACCTCCCCGCGCTGGACGTGCCCGACGGCGTCCCCGGCCGCTTCTCGGCGCTGTCGACGGTGGGGCTGTTCGCCGCCGAACTCGCGGGCGTCGACCTCGACGCGCTACTGGCGGGGGCGGCCGCGGAGGCCGACCGGCTCGCGGGGTCGCTGTTCGAGTCGCCCGCCTACGCCTACGGCGCGACGACGTACGCGCTGGCCGAGCGCGGCGCGGTCACGAACGCCGTGATGCCGTACGCCGAGTCGCTGGAGCGGTTCGCGGAGTGGTTCGCCCAACTGTGGGCGGAGTCGCTCGGCAAGGACGGCGGCGGCCAGACGCCCGCCCGCGCGCTCGGCGCGACCGACCAGCACAGCCAGTTACAGCTGTACCGCGCCGGTCCCGCCGACAAACTCGTCACGCTCGTGCGCCCGCGGGAGAGCGACGACCTCGCCATCCCGGAGACAGATCTGGAGGGGCTGTCGTACCTCGGCGGCTCCTCGCTGGGGGAACTGCTGGACGCGGAGTTCCGCGCGACCGAGGCGAGCCTCGCCGCGGCGGGACGCGAGAACGTCCGGGTCGAACTCGACCGCGTCGACGCACACGGCGTCGGCGAGTTGCTGTACGGGATGGAGGCCGCCTGCGTCCTCTACGGCGAACTGGCGGGCGTCTCGACGTTCACCCAGCCCGCCGTCGAGTGGGGGAAGAAGGCCGCGCGCGGGCTGCTCGGCGGCGGCGAGTTCGCGGAGGCCGACGCGGTGAGCGAGAAGCGGCGCTTGGAGGTGGAGTGA
- a CDS encoding MFS transporter, translated as MTDTNTPPDADLDDAYTESEVRTVVLSLVAGVFFGGMGGGVAFPTIPALGSVLGIAPFLVGAILSINRFTRLLMSTPAGDVLDRLGTRRPMIAGFVVQGLVPFGYLVGLNPPLGLSSATVFLVSRAAWGIGSAFVFVGAFSTVTHVTTSANRGRWVGYMRGGQSLGFPTGLVVGGVVTELYGYGEAFAVAGAAGLFAAAVAYRVLPNVSPETAGGSRLRDVPALVRADPRIGAVGTVNFTIRFLYAGVLLSTVVLYTDEHDISLGGLAGAGSSGVVMAVSVVALSASNLAVGRLSDSMGRTTTVVPGLAVFGTGFALVALVPTVPGVVAGVALVGAGAGLAGPPLLAYLGDIAPGGDVGKLGGVYNVFGDLGSTLGPLVALPLAAEIGLSGEYLACAGLVVVAGVVAATTLRDDSATDAAAVPGDD; from the coding sequence GTGACCGACACGAACACCCCACCCGACGCGGACCTCGACGACGCGTACACGGAGTCGGAGGTGCGGACGGTCGTCCTCAGCCTCGTCGCCGGCGTGTTCTTCGGCGGGATGGGCGGCGGCGTCGCGTTCCCGACCATCCCGGCGCTCGGGAGCGTGCTCGGCATCGCGCCGTTCCTCGTCGGCGCGATCCTCTCGATCAACCGCTTCACGCGCCTGCTGATGTCGACGCCGGCGGGCGACGTCCTCGACCGCCTCGGCACGCGCCGCCCGATGATCGCGGGGTTCGTCGTGCAGGGACTCGTCCCGTTCGGCTACCTCGTGGGGCTGAACCCGCCGCTGGGGCTGTCGTCGGCGACGGTGTTCCTCGTCTCCCGCGCGGCGTGGGGGATCGGGTCGGCGTTCGTGTTCGTCGGCGCGTTCTCGACGGTGACGCACGTGACGACCTCGGCCAACCGGGGGCGGTGGGTCGGCTACATGCGCGGCGGGCAGAGCCTCGGCTTCCCGACGGGGCTGGTGGTCGGCGGCGTCGTGACGGAGCTGTACGGCTACGGCGAGGCGTTCGCCGTCGCCGGCGCCGCGGGGCTGTTCGCCGCCGCCGTCGCCTACCGCGTGCTCCCGAACGTCTCGCCCGAGACGGCCGGCGGGAGCCGCCTGCGGGACGTGCCGGCGCTGGTGCGGGCTGACCCCCGGATCGGCGCCGTCGGCACGGTGAACTTCACGATCCGGTTCCTGTACGCGGGCGTCCTGCTGTCGACGGTCGTCCTCTACACCGACGAACACGACATCTCGCTGGGCGGCCTCGCCGGCGCCGGGTCCAGCGGCGTGGTGATGGCCGTCTCCGTCGTCGCGCTGTCGGCGTCGAACCTCGCGGTCGGGCGCCTCTCGGACAGCATGGGGCGGACGACGACCGTCGTCCCCGGCCTCGCCGTGTTCGGGACCGGCTTCGCGCTGGTCGCGCTCGTGCCGACCGTCCCGGGCGTCGTCGCGGGCGTCGCGCTCGTCGGCGCCGGCGCGGGGCTGGCCGGGCCGCCGCTGCTCGCGTACCTCGGCGACATCGCCCCCGGCGGCGACGTCGGCAAACTCGGCGGCGTGTACAACGTGTTCGGCGACCTCGGTTCGACGCTCGGGCCACTGGTCGCGCTCCCGCTGGCCGCCGAGATCGGTCTCTCCGGGGAGTACCTCGCGTGCGCCGGGCTGGTGGTCGTCGCCGGCGTCGTCGCGGCGACGACGCTGCGAGACGACTCCGCGACCGACGCCGCGGCCGTCCCCGGCGACGACTGA